The nucleotide sequence acccggtcccgtattgggctaatcaagccgctgaggtttaaaggtcgactgcagagtatcgtgcgggagagagagatcgttaaagACAGTATGCATTGTCATTTTTGTTTGTCAAAATGAACCAAATCAGAAGTGTAAtacaagaaacaaaaacacaaatgcaattaagcaaaaataaaaaggaaattttACTTTATACTATAACTACAACATCCTGTGTTTAATTCAGTAGTAGTAGTCTATTGAAGGCATGGAATTTCACAAATACTTTTCTCTTCTCTCAAGCAAGAAATGTCCTCTTGTGTATGTCCTTTAAGTACAGCACAGTTCCCCTCCCTCTTGTCAGACCAGTATAGACTAGATTCACCAGAAAGACATTGTCTCTGAGCAAGAAATTCCTACATCACAAACAAATGATTGTGAAAATTGAAACAATTTCTGTATTTAGTATTCATAATGTTAAGtgaaaagttatttatttatagatattaaaataaaaaatctactgCAAGGATAATATAGCATATATGCATAGAGATAACTTTCTTTCATTCTCTGCCTCAAACATTATTTACATATGGATTGTTCATGCTAACTTCTATTTGTGAAACTCTTTTCTCTAATTTGTGAATACTCTTTTCCTCGAataatctaattttatttgtGGTGGCTACTGTTAGGGGTTTCTCACCTTATGTTTTCACACCTGGATGTAATGGACTATTAAAAGATGCAGAGCAGGGGCTATAAACAACATTATTTGTACCTTTTCCTCTGTGTTGTTGACAATGACCAGATCTCCACCCAGATCCTGACAGTACTGTTTGCTGGAGCTCCAGTTCTTAGAAAGGCTGGAGAAAACATAAAAACTGCCTTTGCCTTTGAACCACTGCTCTTGCAAACCTACAGACAGATTTTCTTTTTGTTAATCAAGAGGAAGCACACATGTACGGTGCATTGTTTCATTTTACATGTGTGGGCATTTAATCGGGTCTGTGGTTTggctaaaaatacatttgtaggtGGGAAAAAAAGCTGCCACCCTGCTGAGCTGCACTATTATATGCACTATTAATGCAGAGCATGCAGAGaagcacaatacattttttatagagTGAGTTattgtttgagacattttacaACATAAGGTCTTTTTCTTGTGCATGTTGAATAAAATGACATGCCTTTACCTGGGCAGTAAGTTAATGACTTTATGTCCTCATATGAGCAGCTTGGAATACCTTGTTCATGTCCTGAATGATGGTGCAGGTAAGTaggaaaaaaacataaattgcTAACATAAAGTGAATTGCCATATAAAATATTATAGGATGTAAAGATGATTTACCTGAATTCGAGCAGTTTGTGACTGGTTCACATTGCCAAAACATTGTGTTTGCAGTGAaatctgtaaaacaaaaaacataataattatatgcATTTGTACCATTAAATaccttagaattttttttttttttgtaaaaccaGGATACTCACACAAGTATATCAGCACACCATTAGCCAATAAAGACAGGAAGAGAAGAACAGAGAGAACCATTGCACAAAGACAATCTTTCTTCTTTCTGCCAGACTTCCCATCtacaaaatatgaattaaaatgttgctactgacatttgtatttatttattttttagaataaaCCTATCCATGCCCTTTGCAACAAGAActcattaaaaagtaaataaaacattgtaCTTCCAAAGTACTCTATACATTGAATacactgtgtgtattttatatatatatatatataaaagtttacatacacttaggtttaagtcattaaaactatttttttttaaccactccacagatttcatgttagcaaactataattttggcaagttgtttaagaCATCTTCTTCATGCATGACACaagaaatttttccaacaattgtttacagacaaattgtttaacttaattgactatatcacaattccagtgggtcagaggtttgcACACACTAAGtaaactgtacctttaagcaaattatgtcaagcctttagacaattaggcaattagattctgataggaggtgtacagatttagaggtgtacctgtggatttctgccatcaaactcggtgcctctttgcttgacatcatggggaaatcaaaagaaatcagcctcagaaaaaataattgtggaccacATATCTGGTTCATCCATAAgtacaatttccaaacacctgaaggtaccacattcatctgtacaaacaatagtatgcaagtataaacaccatgggaccatgcagccatcaaacCGCTCAGGAAGAAGACACATTCTATCTCCTAgatatgaacgtagtttggtgtgatggtttaaggacaacaatgtcaagatatatgagtggccatcacaaagccctaatgtcaatggaaaggaggaggagagaactggcttttcaatataaataatagtttaattcttcttcttctgtttaaatggcggttggcaaaccaacttaaaggtgcattgtccgccacctactggattggagtatggagctttaaaaaaaaaaagtataataataataataattatatcttTTTTACCAGATCAGtatcatttaaaaattttaatactTTCTCATGTATTATATAATCTGTTCCTTCTCCTAATATTTCCTTAAGTGAGTAATTGCTTACACCCCTATCCTTTAGTGACTGGATTAATTCAAGTCTTTCTCTATTGTATGCTATACATTCTAGTAATATATGATTTAATGTTTCTGGATCTCCACATTTATCGCAATTACCACTTTCATGTTTACCTATTTTATGTAAACTTTGATTTAATGTTGTATGTCCAATACGTAATCTTGTCATTATCATATCCTTTTTCCTATTATTAACAGTTGTTCTTTCCACCCCCACATTTCTTTGTATACTATACAGATGTCTTCCTCTTGTTTTATTGTCCCATATCCTCTGCCACCTCTTTTTTATTTCAATCCCAATCAGCCCCTTAATTTCCACTTTACTCATCTTTACTCTAATGTTGATCTCAGGATCTTTCAATGACTTCTTTGCCAGTTTATCAACTTCCTCATTCCCCTTTACTCCGACATGTGCTGGTACCCACAAAAAACTCACCCTTACACCTACGTGCTTTATGCTATATAATTTctgttatatttcatttaaaatatcttgTCTTGCTAAAGAtgttccactttctaaactttgcAAAGCTGATTGTGAGTCTGTACATATCACACTACTATTAGGCTGCTTTTCTTCTATCCATTGTAAGGCTAATGATATGGCTATCAGTTctgttgtaaaaacaaatatatgatcGGTTActctttttgatattttaatattgtacTGAGGAATATATACTGCAGTAGCTGCTCTACCTGTTTTTGGATCTTTTGATCCATCTGTGAATATCTGAGTCATGTTGTTGTATGTTTGATTTATGTATTGTTGAACGATTACTTCTAATTGCAAATTATGTTCTTTCTTGTGTATCTCCTTGTGTATGAATAAGTCTATTTCTGGCATTGGATATAACCAAGGGGGTATAGATGAAATTATAACAGAAGGATAAACTTATATCTCGGTTATACCCATTTCCTGTGCCTCCTTATTTGCTACCCAACCAAAACTATTTATTCTCCCATACTCATACTCCCAACAGTTTCCCTGTACCTTTTTAACTGGGTGTCTTTCATCATGTCCTTTTATATTAATCCAGTATCTCATTCTTAGCTTTCTCCTACGAACTTCTAGTGGCATTTCTCCCATCTCTACTTGGATTGATGGTACTGGAGATGTTCTAAATGCTCCACAGCTGATCCTTAAAGCTTGAGTCTGAATTACCTCGATCTTTTTGAGCCATGTTTCTAATGCTGAACAGTATATCAAACTACCATAATCTATTGCCGGTCTTATTAATGAGCTATATATTCTTCATAAAGACTGTCTACTTGCTCCCCACTCAACCCCAGCCAAGAACCTCATTAaatttattccttttttacatttgtctacaAGCTTTTGAATGTGAATACCAAATGTTAATTTAGAGTCCATCCACTTACCTAAAAATCTTAACATTTTAACTTGTTCTAATTCCTGACCATACATTTGTatacttattttaatattttttctcctttttgtgaaacaaattacCTGTGTTTTTGCAATTGAGAACCGGAAACCCCACTCATTTGCCCAGTTTTCTACTTTATTTACTGCCCCCTGCAGACTTTTAACTACAAATATTTCATTTCTTCCCCTTTTCCATATTGCACCATCATCTGCATACAGTGATCTCCCTATTTCTGTGTCAATTTGTGTAAATATCATTAATGTTAAAAAGTATTGGACTACATACGCTACCTTGGGGAGTTCCATTTTCTATAGAGTATGTTTGAGAATATGTTGTCCCAATTCTAACTTGTATTGTCCTATTCAATAAGAAATCCTTGATCCAATCATACATCTTTCCTGTAATTCCCATTTTATCAAGTTTCATTAATAAACCCTCTTTCCACAACATATCGTAAGCCTTCTCTATATCGAAGAACACTCCAACTACTACCTCTTTATTTACTTGAGCCTTCCTTATTGCTGCTTCCAGACTTATTACAGAATCCATAGGACTGCGCCCCTTCCTAAAACCACTCTGGTATTGTGAAAATAACCCCTTCTTCTCAATAAAATATACTAACCTTGACATTACCATTCTCTCCATAAGCTTACATAAGTTTGATGTCAATGCTATTGGCCTATAGCAGCTTGGTTGAGCTTTGTCTTTCCCTGGCTTAGCAATTGGCACTATGACCCCATGTTTCCACTCAGAAGGAAGTTTCCCTGTTTCCCATACTTTATTAAACAATCCTAGAATTATCTTTAATGATGTTTCTGATAAATTTTTATCAACTCTACACAAATTTCATCCTTTCCTGGAGAAGTTTTTCTTACCCCTGAGAGTGCTCTTTTCATTTCATACATTGTAAATTCAGCCTCTATTACACTACCCGAATGCCCTCTTTTTTCTAACATTTTAGGGTTTTCTCTAATGCGTTGTCT is from Xyrauchen texanus isolate HMW12.3.18 chromosome 8, RBS_HiC_50CHRs, whole genome shotgun sequence and encodes:
- the LOC127648094 gene encoding C-type lectin domain family 4 member E isoform X2, with translation MVLSVLLFLSLLANGVLIYLYFTANTMFWQCEPVTNCSNSGLQEQWFKGKGSFYVFSSLSKNWSSSKQYCQDLGGDLVIVNNTEEKEFLAQRQCLSGESSLYWSDKREGNCAVLKGHTQEDISCLREEKSICEIPCLQ
- the LOC127648094 gene encoding C-type lectin domain family 4 member E isoform X1, translated to MVLSVLLFLSLLANGVLIYLYFTANTMFWQCEPVTNCSNSGHEQGIPSCSYEDIKSLTYCPGLQEQWFKGKGSFYVFSSLSKNWSSSKQYCQDLGGDLVIVNNTEEKEFLAQRQCLSGESSLYWSDKREGNCAVLKGHTQEDISCLREEKSICEIPCLQ